The uncultured Fretibacterium sp. genome includes a region encoding these proteins:
- a CDS encoding Rpn family recombination-promoting nuclease/putative transposase yields the protein MRDDALKKGKSGLNRLNDRLFKYIFASRQHKANLIRFLNDVLDDPERIIADIKYLDREQDPPILRGKGTRFDVRAKTSDGRVFQVEVQVRDEDDFLKRCLFYTCANYTSQIVAGEPYGQLGEVVFIAVLDFNTFPDKPDAFHSIQRMLDVENHKCYCSGIEMHFLELPKMRKLGRGKSPDRMTGLERMLMYMGTMGGTEALNEIAAYDSDIRRILNMEEAFVKTPELWVNYLIREREQSDWENYVRSREAKGEARGEARGEIRGKAEGKAEGIAFVARRMLARGLSPDLVAENTGLSLEEVRALQSQAGPTQ from the coding sequence ATGCGTGACGACGCGTTAAAAAAAGGAAAAAGCGGCCTCAACAGGCTGAACGACAGATTGTTCAAGTACATTTTCGCCTCAAGGCAGCACAAGGCGAACCTGATACGTTTTTTGAACGATGTCCTGGACGACCCCGAGAGGATTATCGCCGACATCAAGTACCTCGACAGGGAACAAGACCCGCCCATCCTTCGGGGAAAGGGGACGCGCTTCGACGTAAGGGCTAAGACGTCCGACGGACGCGTTTTCCAGGTTGAGGTCCAGGTCCGGGATGAGGATGATTTTCTCAAACGCTGCCTCTTCTACACCTGCGCGAATTACACCTCGCAGATCGTCGCCGGCGAGCCCTACGGGCAGCTGGGTGAGGTCGTGTTCATCGCCGTGCTGGACTTCAATACGTTTCCCGACAAGCCGGACGCCTTCCACTCCATCCAGCGGATGCTGGACGTGGAGAACCACAAGTGCTACTGCAGCGGGATTGAGATGCACTTTCTCGAGCTTCCGAAGATGAGGAAGCTGGGGAGAGGGAAATCCCCCGACAGGATGACGGGACTGGAGAGGATGTTGATGTACATGGGTACGATGGGAGGGACCGAGGCTTTGAACGAGATCGCGGCGTACGACTCCGACATCAGGAGGATCCTGAACATGGAAGAGGCGTTCGTAAAGACGCCCGAGCTGTGGGTAAATTATCTGATACGGGAGAGGGAGCAGTCCGACTGGGAGAACTACGTGAGGAGCAGAGAGGCCAAGGGCGAGGCCAGGGGCGAGGCCAGGGGCGAGATCAGGGGTAAAGCTGAGGGCAAAGCCGAGGGCATCGCCTTCGTCGCGCGGCGGATGCTGGCGAGAGGCCTTTCACCCGATCTGGTAGCGGAGAACACCGGGCTGTCCCTTGAGGAGGTCCGTGCTCTGCAATCTCAGGCCGGCCCGACGCAGTGA
- a CDS encoding L-fuculose-phosphate aldolase: MLLQEERESVVDYCRRLVTHHLTRGTGGNVSVCNRERGLMAISPSGMDYFRTEPEDVVVLDLEGRVVEGRRVPSSEVDMHRVLYTGREDVGAVVHTHSTCATTLACLHEGLPPVHYLIGFSGCDVHCTEYAPFGSSELARLAFEGMRDRYAVLLGNHGLLAAGPDIRYAFNTAEEIEFVCELYCRARSMGKPVLLSEADMEVVLEKFKSYGQRD, encoded by the coding sequence ATGCTGCTGCAAGAGGAGCGAGAGAGCGTCGTCGATTACTGCCGCAGGCTTGTGACGCACCACCTGACCCGAGGGACGGGCGGAAACGTCAGCGTCTGCAATCGGGAGCGGGGATTGATGGCGATCAGCCCCAGCGGGATGGATTACTTCCGGACCGAGCCGGAGGATGTCGTGGTGCTCGACCTCGAGGGCCGGGTCGTGGAGGGGAGGCGCGTTCCGTCGAGCGAGGTCGATATGCACCGCGTCCTCTACACCGGACGCGAGGACGTCGGGGCGGTGGTGCACACGCACTCGACCTGTGCGACGACCCTGGCCTGCCTGCACGAGGGGCTTCCCCCCGTGCACTACCTGATCGGCTTCTCCGGATGCGACGTCCACTGCACCGAATACGCCCCGTTCGGCTCGTCGGAGCTGGCCCGGCTGGCCTTCGAGGGGATGAGGGACCGCTACGCCGTGCTGTTGGGCAACCACGGCCTTCTGGCGGCGGGGCCCGACATCCGCTACGCCTTCAACACGGCCGAGGAGATCGAGTTCGTCTGCGAGCTCTACTGCCGGGCCCGCAGCATGGGCAAGCCGGTCCTGCTGTCGGAGGCGGATATGGAGGTCGTTTTGGAGAAGTTCAAGAGCTACGGGCAGCGGGACTGA